taaataatatatttttaaaatataaaaattaattaattttattgaaatataataattaaattattatttaattggtattaaaattttttaactaataaaaattcaacgaaataattaaataatctaaagaaagtaaaatataaagtttaaattattaatttttttaaaatataaaaattaaaaaaaaaaggaaaaagaaaaaattgattggaattttttttttttagtttgttttgaatgGGTAGCATAACCGGATGGCCCCGGTGGCATGAAATTGACAAGCGAGAGCCAAGGCTTAGGCCAGCAAGAAATGCACTACTTTACAGCGTTTCATTGAATTATTTTCTAATTAAGATTCCCCAAAACGGATTCTCTCTTAACTTCTTTCCAAGtaaatcatataaaaaaaaattaaattaaattaaattctcataTAATTATATAACTTTCTATTTATTTTAAGATGAATtccttttaaattaaaaaaattaaattctctcttgcaatatatatatatatatatatattagaaaagtatttttatgaaaatataaagtaatattttgtaaattataaattatttaataattatcatattaatattataatgaaTAGCCATTATTATAGCataacttataatatattaatatatatatatatatatatatatatttatatctatattatatgtagataaattttaactatttaatttatgaaaaCTTTATTAAAATGTTTGCAaggtaaaagtaataaaaataaatttaaataattaataagaaatttaaaatagtatattatttttatatattaaaattaaaaaaacatatataaattaaaattattaataactatttatattAGTATAGTCAATTTCCTAGTATATATATGAATCATAAAAGTATTTCTAGAAGTCTATTATGTAGTATCTCTTTAATAGTACTTTTCAATAGTCTGTCACAtgatattttcattttttattataggtaaattataaatcatttaataattattctattaatattaaaaatataatttattataagataaattacgatatatatattaatatatattaattatatatatttatatctatattacgtatcttattatgaaatatttaaaaattttgaaagataaaagtaataaaataaaatttaaaataattaataaaaattttaataatattatattatttttatatattaaaattaaaaatatatatataaaaattaaaattattaataatcacataaattaatatgaataattttacaatttattatatttttaaatataaaaattaaactaaatgatTTTAAAATTGTAGTATACAAATCAGGCTGAtgttctgattcttcctcagagaGGCAGAGAGCGTCATATTGCACATGCACAGCACTAGAGGGCCCTAAACTGGAATTCCCCAACGCAAAAGCTTTCCAGAATCGTAGGCCCCTCGCTCCATCTGGATAATTTCCACCATTTTCTTCCCTTCCTGCACGGTGGTTGTGACCACATAGCCGCCCAGTCTTCTTCTCTACGCTGTGGTGCTTCCGGGTTTCCTTGGCGGTAAAAGAAACAATAAACGCGTTTGTTGGTAAGATTTGTTTacatgatattattattattattattttttttcacatAATGACAACATATTCATCCAGTAGATCGAAATTATAAAGTTGTGTATTTCTATGTGGTATCTGAATGGTTTCATACTTCTAATgctgattttatttatttatttatttaatgtcataaattaattataaatttaattactaTAATATATGGAAAAatggaaattttttatttattttatggcaCCCTATTCTTTCAAAATTTGTAATGTTGAAGATGTATTGGATATTAACGATTACATTATGATGTGGCACTAGGGTTGGATGGTTAATCTAGGCCCACGGCATAATTAATCATCCCCATATTTTGCGAAGAGAATGAGGACTGAGCCAGCATCTCCAATTGGGAATATTATCAAACATCATCAAACCAACAATGGGTCATCCCATCGCCCTCTGAAGCTAGTGTACTTTTACCATATTAGTGTAGAAATCGTTGTCTTTTAGTCATTTGGGGAAGCTACACATACCATGCCATAGTCCATACCCAAGTCAACCATTGCCATTTCATTGTATTCCGCACGGGCTCCCATAGCAAAATATGCATAATTGCATCGTCCATGACCATGCAAGAATAACAAACACCACGCGATCAGCTTACCCCATAGTTATTCAATTGCACTCTGTTAACgaggataaattttgataattatccTTAAACTTatctaatataatattatattctctcaatttaaaaatataacataaaatctctttaatttttaaattttacacaataaaatTTCTCTAACCTCTAATTGTTGATTTTTCAACTAAATATTGACCTAAACAGTTTTAGTGTGAAATTTACtcaatatttttcttttctctctcatgTTATATGTAAATTGAATCTTTTTCTCACTGTAAACAGAATGATTTTTCAAGtgcagagagaataattttacaatttgaataagagagaagagagaaatattgactaagagcCGTGTGAGAACTgttcacatcaattttcaactgaaaaatcagtaatagaAAGCTAGAGAAATTTTATTGGGATTTTATGTTACGTTTTAAAGTTTAAGAACTGTAATATTACATTCATATAAGTTCAatgataattattgaaatttacccCTATTAATGAACATAATTGTTGGTGGCCACAATTGCTGCACAAATCAGGTGCACCTGATTTAAACCCAAGAAAGAGTAAAAGGTATCCGACTTCGGAAACTGGTCGAGTCAAATAAAGCTATGGGCTTAATCAGAATAATAAAAGAAACACTACATTAAGAGAAACAAGCCTTTCcatatttaaaaagaattaacAAATATTTTAGAATATTGTGTAAACCCACTGACCAAAAATGAATATAAAGGAGCAAAAATGATGATTAATATAAAGATAATCAAAGAAAGGAATTTACAATTAAGACGAAGCTTTGAGCAGTGATAATTATGCAGGATTCTAGCTAGTATAAAGGAAAGTCTTCTGCACAACTCTCTGCTTCAAAAACACTTGGGTGTATTTCCTAAGTAACCAACGAAAACACATAAGCTTTCTTATCGTATGAATATGTCACCAAGTCAGATTATTATCTTCTTTATATATCCTTTGTAAATCTCATAACGCACTTGACTTCTTCCACATCACCAGGGACTTGAGGAACTCCATCACCTAAGCAAGACAATATATATTACATTATTCGGATAGCTAGAAAGAAAATATTTCCTCTTAAAAAATCTGAAATCATTAGCAAAATCGCTTCATATAACAAAGAATTCATAGTTCATACCTCTGATGGGTCCCTTAGAGAGTAAAATGCATTGGTTTCCTTTGGCACTGATGATACTAAAATACCAAAACCACAGTTCCTTTCTCTCAAAACCTGTTCCAAGATCATCAAGTTAATAAATAATCAAAGAAAGCATGCATCACTTACAGAACTTGTAACTCGCATATTACCTTAAATGCATCTTCATCTGTCCGGTCATCTCCAACATAAATTGGAAGCACATCATCACAATTGCTTAGACCTAAAAACAAGTTTTCCCCCCTTTGTTAATACAtggatatgaaatgaaatttaacatTCCAATTACCAGTATTGGTTAGGAAATAAAAAGTTGCTCACCAAGTGATTCAAGCAGAAACGTGACAGCTTTCCCCTTATCCCAATTGATCACAGGTCGGACCTCTAAAACCTAAGTGGGTTTTAACAAAACATTATAATAGACAAGGGAAATTCTCCATGAAGCAAAACCACAGCATGTTAACACTGAAAATAGAAATTCTCAAAAGTCTATATGATGTGGCTCTCTAATTTACCTTCCTCCCATGAGTCAATCGCAGGCGTGGATAGTTTTTTATGACATCATAGACACACTGTGCAACTGATGTCCAACTCTACAAATAAATTCAAGAAATTAGAAATTGCAAGGCAACGAAAAATTATCCCTACTGTGACAAATAATACTATAGAATCAGTAAATTAATAATTCAAGATTTAATGCACTACCTTATCATCTACATTACGGTAATGAACAGATACACAGAACTTGTTGTTTTCAACTTTTGCTCCTTTAATGTCTTTTGTACTCTCAACAAGGGAACTATATACCTGCTCAATTCAATAAATCAAAATGCCATCTAAAAATCCAAAATAGACAATAGATTTTCATTTTGAAAGGAATAACTCATGCTTTCTGGCACTGAAGAAATTTATATACCTCATCAATCATGGGTAAAAATTCACTAGCTGGTTGGAACAAATTAACTTCCTTGCCCTACGTTTAGAAGAAATCAGATCAaagaaatatatttaattaaaaaaatgtatATATGTGTTTAGACAGAGAAAAGATTTTACACGGATTTACCTCATTGTCAGTAGACCTCATACAATTTGGCTGGTCATCGGGCACAGATTGTCTAACAGGGCCCATGATGTCCATCCCATGACTACCCGCATAATAGAGTTCTGTTAGTCCTACAAACTCATGTACCTGAAATAACAAAACCCACCAAGAATTGATGACCACATAGTCATGCAAAAGTTTCACAATGAAGATATGTTACAATGTCATTAAATTATTTTAGAAGAAGCAAGTTAATTACCTTATCACGGCTTCTCCCACTAATTATTGCTGTTGGGAAACATTTTGCTACCTTCTTTACAGCAGAACGCATCTAAAGAATTACAAGACCACAGTTACATACAGCAGACATGagaatcaataaaattattttccatTGCAACTTTGTTATCTCCATCAAAAAATAATTCTTACAGCGTTAGACATGAATGCGCAGTCAGGGTTGTCAACAATTGGTGAAAGAGTCCCATCATAATCCAGAAACAATGCTAATCTCTTGCCTTTTGCAAAGTTTGCAATTTGCTCAAAAAATGTAAGCGCTGATGGATACTTAAGCTGCATAATCAGAGAAAGATGCACATGGACATATATTAATAATCTAACAATTTTTCAAACAAAACCTGCATGTCTAATACTGGAGAAAAAAATTACCGTCCAGGTGGCATAGGCAACATCAGTATCAGCTGAGGCAAACTCATTACTGAGATCTTTGGTTATTCTCTTGTGAGGAGGGGAtgaggatttcatagcatcaagccAGCTACTAGAGCGAACGTCATCTAATATTCCAGTTTTCTTCCTAGGGATAGTTAGAAATAAATTTGACGAAAAAGCAGCTCCGGGATTGTAAGGCAACAAACTGGAATGCACGCCCAATCTTGATTTGCTTATGGGTGCAGAGTCAGTGAGAACAGGAGCATTGTGATTGGATTTAAGGTCCATTTGATCCAGATTTCTAAAGCAATTTATGAGAGACAAATGAAGTAAAAGTTTACAGCAGACAATCCTTTCAAAAGAGAAGCAGTAGAGGATTTCAGTAAGAAATCTCAGATATCTCTTCACCCAACTCTTTTATCAATGAAAAACCACCTCTTCAAAGTGTTCTTATCACTGCTAGCAGGCGAGCAGTCCATCAAGCACAGAAGTCCTGCAGAACACTGATGGTCACAAAAGGCATTCAATAAGGAAATAATGAAATTCAATATCAGGATACATAAAAGTGAACCAAAATTCAATTTACCTGGAGGTTATCATCTCCCTAGTCACCATGTATAAACAAATGTTCGAGTCTAAGAGCAGAGTTTGGCTTTAGCTCAGATTCGTTAGAAATCTTCAACCTCCTGCAAGAAAGATCCAACAGCCAAGTAATGCACCCCAAAATTTTGAACACCTGCCTTACAAATGTATTATTCAAAACTAAACAAAAAAGGAAAATAGGATTTCACAACACTGACATAGCAAATAACAGGAACCCCAGAATCAATATGCACAAAATAAATATGAGACTGATCATCAAAAccattaattttaaattagacAACCGATCCTGCTAGTGCAGGATAGATCTGTAACATAATTAAATACAATAGAGTGGTTTTTGCAAATGTTAATGGAGGCATTAAAGGTTTCCACTTTCTTTGACCTATGATCTTTGCTTCTTTTTTATGTACGGCCTTAATCTAATATTCTCAACTGAAAAATTAgttattgagagagagagagagagagagagagagagagagagagggggggagGGGGTTGAAAGCAAAAATACCACACTGATTTGAGCTCCCTCTTCCCTTGTAAGTTAAAACAAATTATCCATTTTCATTATCTGCTATTAAAGCATGTCTTCCAACATCTTCTGCAGCATCAAAAAAATATTTCACTGCCAAGAGAGAATTTA
Above is a genomic segment from Hevea brasiliensis isolate MT/VB/25A 57/8 chromosome 17, ASM3005281v1, whole genome shotgun sequence containing:
- the LOC110658334 gene encoding trehalose-phosphate phosphatase A, producing MDLKSNHNAPVLTDSAPISKSRLGVHSSLLPYNPGAAFSSNLFLTIPRKKTGILDDVRSSSWLDAMKSSSPPHKRITKDLSNEFASADTDVAYATWTLKYPSALTFFEQIANFAKGKRLALFLDYDGTLSPIVDNPDCAFMSNAMRSAVKKVAKCFPTAIISGRSRDKVHEFVGLTELYYAGSHGMDIMGPVRQSVPDDQPNCMRSTDNEGKEVNLFQPASEFLPMIDEVYSSLVESTKDIKGAKVENNKFCVSVHYRNVDDKSWTSVAQCVYDVIKNYPRLRLTHGRKVLEVRPVINWDKGKAVTFLLESLGLSNCDDVLPIYVGDDRTDEDAFKVLRERNCGFGILVSSVPKETNAFYSLRDPSEVMEFLKSLVMWKKSSAL